Proteins encoded together in one Camelina sativa cultivar DH55 chromosome 9, Cs, whole genome shotgun sequence window:
- the LOC104710714 gene encoding cytochrome P450 81D11, which translates to METIYLILSLFFFFFLSLKFLLGTRRRKLNIPPSPTRPFPIIGHLHLLKLPLHRRFLSLSESLNNAKTFSLRLGTRLVYVVSSHSVAEECFTKNDVVLANRPQFIFQKHIGYNSTTMVGEAYGDSWRNLRRIGTIEIFSSLRLNSFISVRKDEIRRLILCLSKNSKHEFVTVEMRPMFMSLTINNIIRMVAGKRYYGDGTEDDNEAKHVRQLIAEVVVSGGAGNAADYFPILRWVTSYEKRVKKLAGRVDEFLQSLVNEKRAEKVKGNTMIDHLLSLQETQPDYYTDMIIKGIILVMILAGTDTSAGTLEWAMSTLLNHPEVLQKAKTEIDNQIGLDSLIEEQDIVKLPYLQNIVSETLRLYPVAPMLLPHLASEDCVLDGYDVPRGTIILVNAWAIHKDPKLWEEPEKFKPERFEKKGEDKKLMAFGIGRRACPGSGLAQRLVTLALGSLIQSFEWERLGEEHLDMRESEKGTTMRKAKSLQAMCRARPIVQKILDVSCP; encoded by the exons ATGGAAACTATATACCtaatcctctctctcttctttttcttcttcctctctctcaaaTTCTTGCTCGGAACACGGCGGCGCAAACTAAACATACCACCGAGTCCAACACGGCCATTTCCGATCATCGGACATCTCCACCTCCTAAAGCTACCACTACACCGTAGATTCCTATCCCTCTCGGAATCTTTAAACAACGCCAAGACCTTCTCTCTTCGACTCGGGACACGTCTCGTTTACGTTGTTTCTTCTCACTCCGTAGCCGAGGAATGTTTCACCAAGAACGACGTTGTTTTAGCTAACCGGCCACAGTTTATCTTCCAGAAACACATCGGATACAACTCAACCACCATGGTTGGAGAGGCGTATGGTGATAGCTGGAGGAATCTACGACGTATTGGCACCATTGAGATCTTCTCGTCTCTTAGGCTTAATAGCTTCATATCTGTCCGTAAAGATGAGATCCGACGGCTCATATTATGTCTATCGAAAAACTCTAAACAC GAGTTTGTGACAGTGGAGATGAGACCAATGTTTATGAGCTTAACTATCAACAACATCATTAGGATGGTGGCCGGAAAGCGATACTACGGCGATGGCACAGAGGACGACAATGAGGCAAAACACGTGAGACAGTTGATAGCGGAGGTGGTTGTTAGTGGCGGCGCAGGGAATGCAGCTGACTATTTCCCGATCCTTCGTTGGGTAACAAGTTATGAGAAACGGGTTAAGAAGTTAGCGGGTCGTGTTGACGAGTTCTTGCAAAGTCTTGTGAACGAGAAACGTGCAGAGAAAGTAAAGGGTAACACGATGATCGATCATTTGCTTTCTCTACAAGAAACTCAGCCTGATTACTACACGGATATGATCATCAAAGGAATCATACTT GTTATGATACTTGCCGGGACTGACACATCAGCTGGAACGTTAGAATGGGCGATGTCGACTTTACTGAACCATCCAGAAGTTTTACAAAAGGCAAAAACAGAAATCGACAACCAAATCGGTTTAGACAGTTTAATAGAGGAACAAGACATAGTGAAACTTCCTTATCTTCAGAACATTGTGTCAGAGACTTTACGACTATATCCGGTGGCTCCAATGCTTCTTCCCCACTTGGCATCAGAAGATTGCGTGCTTGACGGCTATGATGTCCCACGTGGTACAATCATATTGGTGAATGCATGGGCCATTCATAAAGATCCTAAGTTGTGGGAAGAGCCGGAAAAGTTTAAGCCCGAGAGGTTCGAGAAAAAAGGGGAGGATAAAAAGTTGATGGCCTTTGGGATTGGACGACGAGCTTGTCCTGGATCAGGGCTAGCTCAACGGCTCGTGACCTTGGCTCTTGGATCGTTGATCCAAAGTTTTGAATGGGAGAGACTCGGAGAAGAACATTTAGACATGAGAGAAAGTGAAAAAGGAACTACAATGCGTAAAGCTAAGTCGTTGCAAGCTATGTGTAGAGCTCGTCCCATTGTCCAGAAGATTTTAGATGTTTCTTGCccataa
- the LOC104710715 gene encoding uncharacterized protein LOC104710715, with product MARISLLFSLALVLAIGSVFANPPTHKKTKQILCPSTLSKLQSFSYNEISKFVEEQAQSAPDKVQFKVLFDTCKGYTEFLGSFNYTGTKDEVFERSHAKFNVLTRALVAAQAQVGVVELGAKLSRNYAVMAQSYIRLVWRIAAISGEYKFNANAKISQSERAEIDSHLIRLKSAIRVYVKVITQCTKKFPVWNNIDLPSMPGLFIGSSRKRTGSYIDLSIAAGAQGRAGTGFEFGADRHAKGKSFLTAKGN from the coding sequence ATGGCAAGGATCTCTCTGTTGTTCTCTTTAGCCTTAGTTCTAGCCATCGGGTCTGTCTTCGCTAACCCACCAAcccacaagaaaacaaaacagatctTGTGTCCATCCACTTTGTCCAAACTCCAATCTTTCTCCTACAATGAGATCTCTAAATTCGTCGAGGAGCAGGCTCAATCCGCACCGGACAAAGTTCAATTCAAGGTTTTGTTCGACACCTGCAAGGGCTACACCGAGTTTCTTGGGAGCTTCAATTATACTGGCACTAAAGATGAGGTGTTTGAAAGGAGTCATGCCAAATTCAATGTATTGACTAGGGCGTTGGTTGCGGCACAAGCACAAGTTGGTGTTGTTGAACTTGGGGCTAAGTTGAGCAGGAATTATGCAGTGATGGCTCAAAGTTATATTCGCCTTGTGTGGAGAATTGCTGCCATCTCGGGGGAGTATAAGTTCAATGCTAATGCTAAGATAAGCCAAAGTGAAAGGGCTGAGATAGATAGCCATCTGATTAGGTTGAAGAGTGCCATAAGGGTTTACGTGAAGGTGATCACTCAGTGCACCAAGAAGTTCCCTGTTTGGAACAACATCGATCTCCCCTCTATGCCAGGCCTATTCATCGGAAGTTCTAGGAAAAGAACTGGCTCATATATTGATCTATCTATCGCAGCTGGCGCTCAGGGCCGAGCCGGAACTGGATTTGAATTTGGAGCTGACCGTCATGCTAAAGGCAAATCCTTCCTCACAGCGAAAGGCAATTGA
- the LOC104710716 gene encoding uncharacterized protein LOC104710716 isoform X3, which translates to MSASTTLPMNLGRAKKVWIWTECKEVMTVAVERGWNTFIFSSDNRKLSDDWSSVALMDTLFIEEKRVIDGSGNVIASVFEVSTPEELQKLKIETEETENIVLDFLDWKSIPAENLVAALQGSVKTVFAILNTSSEATLFLEALEHGLGGIILKSEDVKAVLDLKEYFDKRNKESDILSLKEATITRVQMVGMGDRVCVDLCSLMRPGEGLLVCCLPVGSFARGLFLVHSECLESNYIESRPFRVNAGPVHAYVSVPGGKTCYLSELRTGREVIVVDQKGKQRTAVVGRVKIEKRPLILVEAKLSVKEEETVFSIILQNAETVALVTPHQVNNSSRKTAVPVTSLKLGDQVLIRLQGGARHTGIEIQEFIVEN; encoded by the exons ATGTCTGCTTCCACTACTCTGCCTATGAATCTTGGCCGAGCAAAGAAGGTTTGGATATGGACTGAGTGCAAAGAGGTGATGACAGTTGCGGTGGAGCGAGGATGGAACACGTTTATATTCTCATCAGACAATCGAAAACTATCCGATGACTGGTCAT CGGTTGCGTTGATGGATACATTGTTTATTGAAGAGAAGCGAGTTATTGATGGTAGTGGAAATGTTATAGCTTCGGTCTTTGAGGTTTCAACACCTGAGGAGCTACAGAAGCTTAAGATTGAAACTGAGGAGACAGAAAATattgttcttgatttcttaGACTGGAAG TCGATCCCGGCGGAGAATCTAGTGGCGGCTCTTCAAGGAAGTGTGAAAACAGTGTTTGCCATTTTAAATACTTCTTCAGAGGCGACTCTATTCCTCGAG GCTTTAGAGCACGGTCTTGGCGGGATCATTCTTAAGTCTGAGGATGTTAAAGCTGTTCTTGATTTAAAG GAATATTTTGACAAGAGAAATAAGGAAAGTGATATATTAAGTTTGAAGGAAGCTACTATAACTCGGGTTCAAATGGTTGGTATGGGAGACCGAGTCTGTGTTGATCTTTGCAGCCTCATGAGACCCGGTGAAGGTCTTCTTGTATGTTGTTTACCT gtTGGTTCTTTTGCGAGAGGACTCTTCTTGGTTCACTCAGAATGCTTGGAATCTAATTACATTGAAAGCAGACCATTTAGAGTTAACGCT GGGCCGGTGCATGCTTATGTCTCTGTTCCAGGTGGAAAGACTTGTTACCTTTCGGAGTTAAGAACGGGAAGAGAGGTTATTGTTGTTGATCAGAAAGGGAAACAGCGGACAGCAGTCGTTGGACGAGTCAAAATCGAGAAGCGTCCACTTATTCTAGTGGAGGCTAAG CTTAGCGTAAAGGAGGAGGAAACGGTTTTTAGCATCATCTTACAGAACGCGGAAACAGTTGCACTAGTCACTCCTCACCAAG TAAACAACTCATCTAGAAAAACCGCTGTTCCCGTGACCTCGCTGAAACTTGGGGATCAAGTTTTGATCAGGTTACAGGGCGGTGCACGCCATACCGGTATAGAGATTCAGGAATTCATCGTCGAGAATTGA
- the LOC104710716 gene encoding uncharacterized protein LOC104710716 isoform X1 — protein sequence MIQVKKDRNWPKVMALSLVSFVSYIQPSDQFHCFSLRKEKLELDRLLLWSSHQNQKLISKRTFSQRFAVKMSASTTLPMNLGRAKKVWIWTECKEVMTVAVERGWNTFIFSSDNRKLSDDWSSVALMDTLFIEEKRVIDGSGNVIASVFEVSTPEELQKLKIETEETENIVLDFLDWKSIPAENLVAALQGSVKTVFAILNTSSEATLFLEALEHGLGGIILKSEDVKAVLDLKEYFDKRNKESDILSLKEATITRVQMVGMGDRVCVDLCSLMRPGEGLLVCCLPVGSFARGLFLVHSECLESNYIESRPFRVNAGPVHAYVSVPGGKTCYLSELRTGREVIVVDQKGKQRTAVVGRVKIEKRPLILVEAKLSVKEEETVFSIILQNAETVALVTPHQVNNSSRKTAVPVTSLKLGDQVLIRLQGGARHTGIEIQEFIVEN from the exons ATGATTCAAGTTAAAAAAGATCGGAACTGGCCAAAGGTTATGGCTTTGTCTTTGGTCTCCTTTGTTTCTTATATACAACCCTCAGACCAGTTCCATTGTTTCTCTCTAAGAAAAG AAAAATTAGAACTTGATAGATTACTATTGTGGAGCTCTCATCAGAATCAGAAACTGATTAGTAAAAGAACGTTTTCTCAGAGATTTGCTGTGAAAATGTCTGCTTCCACTACTCTGCCTATGAATCTTGGCCGAGCAAAGAAGGTTTGGATATGGACTGAGTGCAAAGAGGTGATGACAGTTGCGGTGGAGCGAGGATGGAACACGTTTATATTCTCATCAGACAATCGAAAACTATCCGATGACTGGTCAT CGGTTGCGTTGATGGATACATTGTTTATTGAAGAGAAGCGAGTTATTGATGGTAGTGGAAATGTTATAGCTTCGGTCTTTGAGGTTTCAACACCTGAGGAGCTACAGAAGCTTAAGATTGAAACTGAGGAGACAGAAAATattgttcttgatttcttaGACTGGAAG TCGATCCCGGCGGAGAATCTAGTGGCGGCTCTTCAAGGAAGTGTGAAAACAGTGTTTGCCATTTTAAATACTTCTTCAGAGGCGACTCTATTCCTCGAG GCTTTAGAGCACGGTCTTGGCGGGATCATTCTTAAGTCTGAGGATGTTAAAGCTGTTCTTGATTTAAAG GAATATTTTGACAAGAGAAATAAGGAAAGTGATATATTAAGTTTGAAGGAAGCTACTATAACTCGGGTTCAAATGGTTGGTATGGGAGACCGAGTCTGTGTTGATCTTTGCAGCCTCATGAGACCCGGTGAAGGTCTTCTTGTATGTTGTTTACCT gtTGGTTCTTTTGCGAGAGGACTCTTCTTGGTTCACTCAGAATGCTTGGAATCTAATTACATTGAAAGCAGACCATTTAGAGTTAACGCT GGGCCGGTGCATGCTTATGTCTCTGTTCCAGGTGGAAAGACTTGTTACCTTTCGGAGTTAAGAACGGGAAGAGAGGTTATTGTTGTTGATCAGAAAGGGAAACAGCGGACAGCAGTCGTTGGACGAGTCAAAATCGAGAAGCGTCCACTTATTCTAGTGGAGGCTAAG CTTAGCGTAAAGGAGGAGGAAACGGTTTTTAGCATCATCTTACAGAACGCGGAAACAGTTGCACTAGTCACTCCTCACCAAG TAAACAACTCATCTAGAAAAACCGCTGTTCCCGTGACCTCGCTGAAACTTGGGGATCAAGTTTTGATCAGGTTACAGGGCGGTGCACGCCATACCGGTATAGAGATTCAGGAATTCATCGTCGAGAATTGA
- the LOC104710716 gene encoding uncharacterized protein LOC104710716 isoform X2: protein MIQVKKDRNWPKVMALSLVSFVSYIQPSDQFHCFSLRKEKLELDRLLLWSSHQNQKLISKRTFSQRFAVKMSASTTLPMNLGRAKKVWIWTECKEVMTVAVERGWNTFIFSSDNRKLSDDWSSVALMDTLFIEEKRVIDGSGNVIASVFEVSTPEELQKLKIETEETENIVLDFLDWKSIPAENLVAALQGSVKTVFAILNTSSEATLFLEALEHGLGGIILKSEDVKAVLDLKEYFDKRNKESDILSLKEATITRVQMVGMGDRVCVDLCSLMRPGEGLLVGSFARGLFLVHSECLESNYIESRPFRVNAGPVHAYVSVPGGKTCYLSELRTGREVIVVDQKGKQRTAVVGRVKIEKRPLILVEAKLSVKEEETVFSIILQNAETVALVTPHQVNNSSRKTAVPVTSLKLGDQVLIRLQGGARHTGIEIQEFIVEN, encoded by the exons ATGATTCAAGTTAAAAAAGATCGGAACTGGCCAAAGGTTATGGCTTTGTCTTTGGTCTCCTTTGTTTCTTATATACAACCCTCAGACCAGTTCCATTGTTTCTCTCTAAGAAAAG AAAAATTAGAACTTGATAGATTACTATTGTGGAGCTCTCATCAGAATCAGAAACTGATTAGTAAAAGAACGTTTTCTCAGAGATTTGCTGTGAAAATGTCTGCTTCCACTACTCTGCCTATGAATCTTGGCCGAGCAAAGAAGGTTTGGATATGGACTGAGTGCAAAGAGGTGATGACAGTTGCGGTGGAGCGAGGATGGAACACGTTTATATTCTCATCAGACAATCGAAAACTATCCGATGACTGGTCAT CGGTTGCGTTGATGGATACATTGTTTATTGAAGAGAAGCGAGTTATTGATGGTAGTGGAAATGTTATAGCTTCGGTCTTTGAGGTTTCAACACCTGAGGAGCTACAGAAGCTTAAGATTGAAACTGAGGAGACAGAAAATattgttcttgatttcttaGACTGGAAG TCGATCCCGGCGGAGAATCTAGTGGCGGCTCTTCAAGGAAGTGTGAAAACAGTGTTTGCCATTTTAAATACTTCTTCAGAGGCGACTCTATTCCTCGAG GCTTTAGAGCACGGTCTTGGCGGGATCATTCTTAAGTCTGAGGATGTTAAAGCTGTTCTTGATTTAAAG GAATATTTTGACAAGAGAAATAAGGAAAGTGATATATTAAGTTTGAAGGAAGCTACTATAACTCGGGTTCAAATGGTTGGTATGGGAGACCGAGTCTGTGTTGATCTTTGCAGCCTCATGAGACCCGGTGAAGGTCTTCTT gtTGGTTCTTTTGCGAGAGGACTCTTCTTGGTTCACTCAGAATGCTTGGAATCTAATTACATTGAAAGCAGACCATTTAGAGTTAACGCT GGGCCGGTGCATGCTTATGTCTCTGTTCCAGGTGGAAAGACTTGTTACCTTTCGGAGTTAAGAACGGGAAGAGAGGTTATTGTTGTTGATCAGAAAGGGAAACAGCGGACAGCAGTCGTTGGACGAGTCAAAATCGAGAAGCGTCCACTTATTCTAGTGGAGGCTAAG CTTAGCGTAAAGGAGGAGGAAACGGTTTTTAGCATCATCTTACAGAACGCGGAAACAGTTGCACTAGTCACTCCTCACCAAG TAAACAACTCATCTAGAAAAACCGCTGTTCCCGTGACCTCGCTGAAACTTGGGGATCAAGTTTTGATCAGGTTACAGGGCGGTGCACGCCATACCGGTATAGAGATTCAGGAATTCATCGTCGAGAATTGA